From a region of the Molothrus ater isolate BHLD 08-10-18 breed brown headed cowbird chromosome 27, BPBGC_Mater_1.1, whole genome shotgun sequence genome:
- the TCAP gene encoding telethonin has translation MVGPGGARAPLSARLGCRLQEEDVGRRETFSAEWLDLELSSRPEEGWCRREADTQRRESLEQRGAVRVLEQRSPWGLLRVGVLGQPLTQHLLPYARTFPVPLFAPSDLRGAKGGVPRTLSRSLSHEAQRG, from the exons ATGGTGGGTCCTGGGGGAGCCAGGGCGCCGCTCTCGGCCCGCCTGGGCTGCCGCCTGCAGGAGGAGGACGTGGGCAGGAGGGAAACCTTCAGTGCCGAGTGGCTGGACCTGGAGCTCAGCTCCCGACCCGAGGAGGG GTGGTGCCGGCGGGAGGCGGACACGCAGCGCCGGGAGTCGCTGGAGCAGCGCGGGGCCGTGCGGGTGCTGGAGCAGCGCTcgccctgggggctgctcagggtgggggtcctgggacagcccctgacccagcacctcctgccctaCGCCCGCACCTTCCCCGTGCCCCTTTTCGCCCCCTCAGACCTGCGCGGGGCCAAGGGCGGCGTTCCCCGCACCCTCTCCCGCTCCCTCTCGCACGAAGCCCAGCGGGGCTGA
- the PNMT gene encoding phenylethanolamine N-methyltransferase, whose translation MSSPAALREGYEHFDPRAYLRNNYLPPRADFSSEEFVVPWKLRCLAETFASGEIRGRTLIDVGSGPTIYQLLSACDHFEEIVATDFLAVNREELGRWARGEPGAFDWSPFIQHVCKIEGRGEPWQDKQRRLRQRLRRILPIDVHRPEPLGAPLRPRADALLSAFCLEAVSPDRASFVRALSHVGTLLRPGGHAVLLGALGESFYLAGPARLPVVPLQESDVREALAAAGFALRELRCYAMPPALRTGVDDVDGVFFAHAQKPLEM comes from the exons ATGAGCAGCCCGGCCGCGCTCCGAGAGGGCTACGAGCACTTCGACCCCCGCGCGTACCTGCGCAACAATTACCTCCCCCCCCGAGCCGACTTCTCCTCCGAGGAGTTCGTGGTGCCCTGGAAGCTGCGATGCCTGGCCGAGACCTTCGCCAGCG gtgAGATCCGAGGGCGGACGTTGATCGATGTGGGCTCGGGCCCCACCATCTACCAACTGCTGAGTGCCTGCGACCACTTCGAGGAGATCGTGGCCACCGATTTCCTGGCGGTGAACCGGGAGGAGCTCGGCCGGTGGGCGCGGGGGGAGCCCGGAGCCTTCGACTGGAGCCCGTTCATCCAGCACGTCTGCAAGATCGAGGGGCGCGG ggaGCCGTGGCAGGACAAGCAGCGCCGTCTCCGCCAGCGCCTCCGCCGGATCCTCCCCATCGACGTTCACCGCCCGGAGCCTCTGGGGGCCCCGCTGCGCCCCCGGGCCGATGCTCTGCTCTCCGCCTTCTGCCTGGAGGCCGTGAGCCCCGACCGCGCCTCCTTCGTGCGGGCTCTGAGCCACGTGGGGACCCTGCTGCGCCCGGGGGGACACGcggtgctgctgggggctctgggcgAGTCCTTCTACCTGGCGGGTCCCGCTCGGCTGCCCGTGGTGCCGCTGCAGGAATCGGATGTGCGGGAGGCGCTGGCGGCCGCGGGGTTCGCGCTGCGGGAGCTGCGCTGTTACGCGATGCCCCCCGCGCTCCGCACCGGCGTGGATGATGTGGATGGGGTGTTCTTCGCCCACGCGCAAAAACCGCTGGAAATGTGA
- the PGAP3 gene encoding post-GPI attachment to proteins factor 3 — protein MAARAAQLLLLLLMAAAAPGPAQGSQGDREPLYRECLSRCERQNCSGAALRHFRARQPLYMGLTGWTCRDECQYECMWLTVRLYQQGGHRVPQFHGKWPFSRFLFVQEPASALASLLNGLASLVMLLRYRAAVPRAAPTYPTCTAFAWVSLNAWFWSTVFHTRDTALTEKLDYFCASAVILHSVYLCCVRTLGLQRPALISIFRAFLLLFLAGHISYLSLVRFDYGYNLVANAAAGMLTVAWWLRWCLRQGRRLPHVWKCAAAVLLLQALALLELLDFPPLLWVLDAHALWHIGTIPLNVLFYSFLMDDSLYLLKANSDLFKVD, from the exons aTGGCGGCGCGGGCCgcgcagctgctgctgctgcttctcatggcagcagcagcaccgggCCCGGCCCAGGGCTCGCAGGGGGACCGGGAACCGCTGTACCGGGAGTGCCTGAGCCGCTGCGAGCGGCAGAACTGCTCGGGAGCGGCGCTGCGGCACTTCCGCGCCCGGCAGCCGCTCTACATGGGCCTGACAG GCTGGACGTGCCGGGATGAGTGCCAGTACGAGTGCATGTGGCTGACGGTGCGGCTGTACCAGCAGGGTGGGCACCGCGTGCCCCAGTTCCACGGCAAG TGGCCCTTCTCGCGGTTCCTGTTCGTGCAGGAGCCGGCCTCGGCCTTGGCCTCGCTGCTGAACGGCCTGGCCAGCCTGGTGATGCTGCTGCGGTACCGCGCGGCCgtgccccgcgccgcccccaCCTACCCCACCTGCACCGCCTTCGCCTGG gtCTCCTTAAACGCCTGGTTCTGGTCCACCGTGTTCCACACCAGGGACACGGCGCTGACAGAG aaacTGGATTATTTCTGTGCTTCGGCCGTCATCCTGCACTCCGTGTACCTGTGCTGCGtcag GACGCTGGGGCTGCAGCGCCCAGCCTTAATCAGCATCTTCagagccttcctcctcctcttcctcgccGGCCACATCTCCTACCTGAGCCTCGTGCGCTTCGACTACGGCTACAACCTGGTGGCCAACGCTGCTGCTg ggatgCTGACGGTGGCGTGGTGGCTGCGCTGGTGCCTGCGGCAGGGCCGGCGGCTCCCGCACGTGTGGAAATGCGCGGCCgcggtgctgctgctgcaggcgCTGgcgctgctggagctgctcgACTTCCcccccctgctctgggtgctggacGCCCACGCGCTCTGGCACATCGGGACCATCCCCCTCAACGTGCTCTTCTACAG TTTCCTGATGGACGACAGCCTCTACCTCCTGAAGGCCAACTCCGACCTCTTCAAAGTGGACTAG